A stretch of DNA from Nitrospirota bacterium:
ACTTTGCAGGAGAGGTCTATCTTCAGGAAGGGCTGAACACTGTCACGGCAATGGCTACAGACGGCGCTGGACTTGATGTGAGCGCTTCGATCTCCGTCACCTTTGTGCCGGAAGTCTCCCCGCTCTCGCTCACCGTTATACCACAAAGCGGTATCCAGCCGCTTGAAGTGACCCTTGAAGCAGAGGCATTCATCACAAACCCTGTGGCTAATTATCAGTGGGATACGGATGGGAATGGTACTATAGATACCAGTGGTGCAATGCTATTCACGATAACCAACACCTATACAAATCCAGGCATGTACCTCCCGAGGGTAATTGTAACAGATACTCTGAACAACCGGTATGAAGCCACAGCAGTTGTTACTGTACTCTCTTTCACTGAGATGGATGCCCTGCTTCGGGCCAGGTGGGAGGAGATGAGAGTTGCACTGTCAAATGGAGATATAGAAGGATCCCTTGTATATTTTCTTGACGCAAGTCAGGCCCGGTACAGGGAACAGTTTACAGCTTTAGCCCCTGTGTTGCCGGAGATTGCAGCGGATATGAGCAATATAAGCCACCTATTATGGCTTGAAGAAAACCATGCGGAGTTTGAAC
This window harbors:
- a CDS encoding PKD domain-containing protein; amino-acid sequence: FAGEVYLQEGLNTVTAMATDGAGLDVSASISVTFVPEVSPLSLTVIPQSGIQPLEVTLEAEAFITNPVANYQWDTDGNGTIDTSGAMLFTITNTYTNPGMYLPRVIVTDTLNNRYEATAVVTVLSFTEMDALLRARWEEMRVALSNGDIEGSLVYFLDASQARYREQFTALAPVLPEIAADMSNISHLLWLEENHAEFELLRIEGGEEFSYVLVFMRDGQGLWKIQGF